The Phormidium yuhuli AB48 DNA window ACGTTTGGATGGAAAGTCGCGGCAATTGTCGATAAAAAAATGATTGATACGCAGTTATGGGTATGGCCAAATAAAGAGTTCGTTCCGGCTCAAGTTTTTCGAGAACTAAACGGTAATTTAAGAACTGGCCCAATGCCAAATGAAAATCCAACATCGCCGAGTCATTCAAAAAACTTTTAATTTCCACTGCAATTTTTTCTCCGGTTCGCTGCGCCCCTAAGAGTTGCTGCACCCCTAAATCAATCTCTACAGGGTCAGATAGACCCAATTCTAAACGTAAGGGATCGTGGGTAATCTGCCATTCTTGTTTTTCTAATCCCCGTCTGACAGCATAGTGGAATTTATCTCTAGTTATTGTATCCATCCTAACACTTTTCAGCGCCTAGTTGAGGAGAATTCTCCATTGTTCCATGAGTCGCCACATATCCTTCCTAAGGACATCACCTTTTACAAATGTTCCCAGGCCTTATCCTCGGCTGGGGTTAGCCAATCTTCTGCTAAACTCACTTCACTCAAGCGGCTAAGGTCTAAATCAGCTTTCTGACTTTTTTTGAACTCCAGAAATAACAAAAAATCG harbors:
- a CDS encoding XisH family protein produces the protein MTRDKFHYAVRRGLEKQEWQITHDPLRLELGLSDPVEIDLGVQQLLGAQRTGEKIAVEIKSFLNDSAMLDFHLALGQFLNYRLVLEKLEPERTLYLAIPITAYQSFFYRQLPRLSIQTYRLKLITYEPNDEVILQWIE